The Nocardia sp. NBC_00508 nucleotide sequence CGGTGCGCTGGGACGAGATTCCCGATATCGATCCACGCGACTTCACCATCTCCACCGTCCCAGCCCGCTTCGCCGAGTTCGGCGACCTGCACGCGGGCATCGACGACGCGGTGTTCCACTTGGATCGGCTGCTGGAGTGGGCGGAACGGGACAAGGTGGACGCGGAGCTGGACGAACAGTCCGATCAGGACGAGAGCTAGCGCCGCGCCGGACGGACGCGACACTCCGCCGCCAACGCCACGATGCTACGGTCGCAGCGGCGCGTCCGACCGCTGTTCACCGCCGCACGACCACGTCGTACTGCACCGAAGGAGGTCCATCCATGAGCCGACCGGCAGCAGTACCGATCGCCATCTGCCCGACCGAACCTCCCCCCACGCTGGTGGAGAAGGCGGTGCTGGAGGCGGGCGCCATGATCTGCGACCTCGACGAGGCGCGTGGGCTGATCTGGGTGGGCGGCCCCGGCGAGTTCCCGGACGAGCTGCCCGCTGGCGTGGAATGGGTGCAGCTGCCCGCGGCAGGCATCGAGGACTGGTTCACCGCGGGCATCTTCGCCAAGCATCCCGACATCCGATTCACCTCCGCCGCAGGCGCTTTCTCGGCCAGCGTGGCCGAGCACGCGCTCATGTTGCTGCTCGCGGGTGTCCGCTATCTGCCCGAGCACCTGCGCGCGGCGGGCTGGCGTCAGCAGGACTTCTTTCCGCACGTCGGTACGCTGCGCGGCAAGACGGTGACCATCGTCGGCGCGGGCGGCATCGGACGCGCGCTGATCCCGATGCTGATTCCGCTCGGCGCGCACGTCATCGCGGTGAACCGCAGCGGGCATCCGGTCGCCGGGCCCGGTATCCCGGAGACCGTCGAAACGATCTCCGCCGACCATCTCGGCCGGATCTTGCCGCGCACCGATCACGTGGTCATCGCCGCGCCCGCGACGCCGGCCACCCGGCATCTCATCGGCGCGGACGAGCTCGCCCGGCTCAAGCCGTCGTCCTGGATCATCAACGTCGCCCGCGGCAGTCTCATCGACACCGACGCGTTGGTGGCGGCGCTGGCCTCGGGCGCGATCGGCGGCGCCGGGCTCGACGTCACCGATCCGGAACCGCTCCCGGACGGCCATCCGCTCTGGGTGCTGCCGAATGCCATTGTCACGCCACATGATTCGAATCCGCCGCAGCTGCGGTTGGCCGCATTCGCCGATCACGTCGGCGCGAACGTCCTGCGGTTCATCACCGGACGCCCGCTCCTGGCACCGATCGATCGCGGGCGCGGCTACTGAGCATGAAAATGTCGGGATCGCAGCGAGTCCCACCGGTGCACAAGAGGCCGGAACCCGGAATCAGCTGCGGTGACCCGGCATTCGGCCAGGCAGAGCCGGGCTGAGGATTCCTCGACGACGTCGCTCTCGGCGTTCGGCGTAGTGCTGGACGAATTTCCAGCACGCGGGGTTCCGGTTTGGTCCACTCGTAGTACGCCCTGTCGTCGTCAGTGCGCAGCCGGTCACGGAACGCGGCATCCGCTCGATTTCCGGTGCGCCTCCATCGGTAGCGCCGCTATTGCTCAGCCGCACGTCACCGACGAGCGCGTGGCGCGGACCTGCACCCTTGATCAGCCTTCAATGAATGTGCCATTGACAACTGGCACATTCATAGCTGATTCTGAGCGCATGACAAGGTCAACGAGGACCTCGGTCCCCGGCGTTCCCCTCGCGCCCTCCCCGCGCGCCACCGTGACCGCCGCGGCGGCCCGTCTCGGGCTGCGACCGCTGAACTGCGCGATTCCGATGAACGGCCCCGGCGTCTGGTTCGCCCGCCGGCTCATCGCCACACTGATGGCCATCGGCGGCCCCGTTTGCAGCTGCGAGCTGGAGCTCTGGCGGGGGCAGCTGCACGTCTTCCAAGCCCTCCCGATGGTGGTGCCCGAGGCCGACCACGCCCTCGCCCGCGCCGCCGACTTCCTGCGCGCGGCGCTGGTGGCTACCGCTACCGAGAAGGTGAGTTGAGATGTTCGGATTGGACCGGTTGACGACCTTGGGCAGGTCGGGCCGCACGCACGGCGCGCGAGCCGTGGTCACCGGCGCGGGCAGCGGCATCGGCCGGGCGTTCGCCCTGAAGATCGCGGCCCGCGGCGGCCAGGTGATCTGCGCCGACATCGACGAGGCACGCGCCGACGAGACAGTTGCCCTGATCAAAGGCACGCACCCCGGCGCAGCGCACGCCTTCCGCTGCGATGTGGCGCGGCGCGAGGACGTGGAGCTGCTCGCCCGCTTCGCCGACACGCTTTTCCAGCGC carries:
- a CDS encoding D-isomer specific 2-hydroxyacid dehydrogenase family protein, which gives rise to MSRPAAVPIAICPTEPPPTLVEKAVLEAGAMICDLDEARGLIWVGGPGEFPDELPAGVEWVQLPAAGIEDWFTAGIFAKHPDIRFTSAAGAFSASVAEHALMLLLAGVRYLPEHLRAAGWRQQDFFPHVGTLRGKTVTIVGAGGIGRALIPMLIPLGAHVIAVNRSGHPVAGPGIPETVETISADHLGRILPRTDHVVIAAPATPATRHLIGADELARLKPSSWIINVARGSLIDTDALVAALASGAIGGAGLDVTDPEPLPDGHPLWVLPNAIVTPHDSNPPQLRLAAFADHVGANVLRFITGRPLLAPIDRGRGY